A stretch of DNA from Gimesia chilikensis:
AAGACATCTGCATCCTACCTGACAGAATATCTTTCCTTTTCCTCTCCGAATCTTAATTTTTTGTTTTCCTGCTGGGAATGACATTGCACAATATGAAGATTTGATGCAGGTTTCGTGCAGGCACCTCTGCTGACTTGAGGTTCTCAAAATCGGAACCCAAAATGTCCTCAGAATTTAGATTCTGGACGGAATCACCATTAAGAGACTTCTGGTTCTTCATAGAAGGTCTGACACGACATGGCTCGAAACGTGACTTCACTGCTGCGGATGCTACTGCTGCTGGTTCTGATTTCAGGAACAGGGTCTGCTTCCTCCCGCGCCTGCACGACCGCTGTTATCAGTGGCAAAGCGACCGCTGACGGCCGACCACTGCTCTGGAAAAACCGGGACACCTCAAACATTCATAATGAAGTGGTACTCTTCAAAGAGGGTCCGCTCCGCGCCATCGCCGTGGTCAATGCAGGCAGCCGAAAATCCGCATTCATGGGCGTCAACGAAGCCGGCTTCTGCCTGGAAAACTCGTTAAGCAAAGATCTCGGCACTCCCGGTAAAAAGTCCGGCATGGGCAATGGACGTTTCATCAAACATGCTCTGGAAACCTGTGAAACAGTCGAGGACTTCCGTAAACTGCTCGACGAAACCAACAAAACAGGCCGTCGCACTGTTTCCAACTTTGGTGTCATTGATGCTCGGGGAGGCGCCGCCCTCTTCGAAACCGGTCCCGACAGTTACACGATGTTTGACGTCAACGATCCCCGGACAGCCCCCAATGGCTACATCGTTCGCTCAAACTTCGCCACTACTGCCCAGGGTCTGCCGGCCCTTCCCGAGCAGCGACACCTGGGGAAGATTTATTCCGCCGAACGCTATTCCCAGGCCTGTTCCCGACTCGAACAACAGCGGGGAACTGGTATCACCGTGGAGTATCTGCTCCGCAACCTGACACGCGACCTGTCTAACCAGCAAGGCACTCCTCACCCCGGCACCGTCAACGGCACCAAAGGCAAGCTGCCTGAAATCATCCAGACCGCAAACACCATCAGCCGATCCACCACCGTTTCTGCAGCCGTCTTTCATGGCGTCAAACCCGGAGAAAATCCCGGCCTGACAACCATGTGGACCATTCTGGGCAATCCCAGTTTTTCACTGGCCGTTCCCTGTTGGGTCGACATGAAACAGGTCGCTGACCCGCTGGAAGATCGCAAAGGAGCCGAGCTGGGAGAGATTGCGATTTCCCTGCGCGCCTGGAGTAAATCAGCCGAGGGTGACGGCATCGATACCCAGGCCCTCCCCGGCATCTGGGAAGACCTCTGGAGAACAGAAGACAAGATCCTCAAGCTCACGCATGCGTTTCAGACCAGCCGCAGACAACACGGTTATTCACAAGGCGCAGTCACCCGCTTTCATCAGAAGATGGCGGCACTCGCCATGCAGGCGATGCAACAGGAACTGCAGGAAATGAAGCAGGCCGCGATCGACCTGCCTGCTCCTCCGCCTCCCCGGTTCGCACCGGTCAAGAAAACAATCGTGATCCCCTGAAACATCTAACGAAACCAAGGATAGCTTCCATGCGTTCTACTATTATATTCCGTTGTGCGAATTTCTTCATCCTGTGTCTGGCCTGTCTGCCGATCACAGTTCAGGCAGAAGCACAGACAGCTGAAACGAAACTGGTTCGTGTCGCCGTGTTTGACTATCCGGACAAGGAATCAAACGGCCCGCGTAATCTGAAACAGTTCCTCACGCCGGCCAATGGATTCAAGTATCAGGTCGTCCGTCCTGCCGAGATTCGTAACGGCATACTCAAAGACTTCGACGTTCTCATCATGCCCGGCGGCAGTGGCAGTAAGCAGTCGAAAGCACTGGCACCGGAAGGTCGCAAAGCCGTCCGCCAGTTTGTGCAGAACGGCGGTGGTTATGTGGGGATCTGCGCCGGGGCCTACCTCGCCTCATCGCACTACCCATGGTCGCTGGGAGTGATCAACGCCCGCGTCTGGGATCGCCAGCACTGGGCCCGCGGCGCTGAAACCGTTGAAATCGGTCTGACACCCGCCGGACAACAGGTCCTCGCCCGCGGTCCAAAAAGTTACAAAGTACGCTACCAGAACGGGCCACTGCTGGTCCCCGACAACCAGCAGCACCTCCCGGGCTACGAAGTACTGGCGAGTTTCGAAACCGAAGTGGCCCGTAACGGTGCCCCCGCGGGAGCGATGGTAGGCACTCATGCCATCATCCGTTCCAAATTCGGTGCCGGTCGCGTGATCTGTTACAGTCCTCACCCGGAAGCCCAGGACGGTCCGAAATCACTGGTCGCCTCTGGAGTCTACTGGGCCGCCCAGGTGGACTGAACGATTCCCCCGCTCAGCCAAAGAGAGACTTCATAAATCCCAGCGGGAATACCAGACCCGATTCTGCACAGGATCCAGCAGCAGGATCTCTCCATTGTTCCAGGAGTTCTTTGCCCGCTGTCGTGCGGTGTAGCGAACCTCTGGAGAATCCAGCAGGCGTTCTATCTGCGACTCTTCGATCGGGCCCACAGCTTCAGTTCCCAGAACGGAAGCACTAATCCCTGAGACACCAAAGTTGAAAAACCGGGGAATCTCAGCTGGCACCGGTCCCTGTTGCCAGTCAGTTTCTCCCCACGGGGCAGGTTGCTTTAACCAGTGTAATATGGTCTCCGCATCGGTGTCGAAGACCAGGTAGTATTCACCATCCCCCAGGAATTCGAGCCTCACTTCACCCGCAGAGACAACCCGGGCCAACCCCGGCCAGTCGAAACCGGTATAGTGCTTGAAGTCACTTCCCGGGTCGGTCACTTCATAGTAGCGTGGCGCTTGTGAATATTTCGCAGGAGGCAACAGGAACAAAGCCGCCAGCAATCCCACAGGCACGCCCACAAACAGGACCGCCAGCAGGAACAAGAGGATGACATATCGCTTTCGCAGAGGGATGTCCGGCCCCGCGGAGGCGTCCACATCACTGGGAACATCTTTAGTATCACCAGCAATACGAAACTCCTCCGGAATCCCATTCATCGACAGACTCCTGTTGAGGCAGGATCAGCTCTTCCCCTTTACTTCACCCGCACCAGCTTCATCAGCCGCCCGGAAACGTTCCAGTCCTGCACATAGAGGTTGCCCTCTTTGTCCCAGTAGGAACCGTGAGTACCGCTGAAGATGCCTTCGCGCCACTGATCCTGGGGGACGTTGAAGTTGCGATGCGTTTTCGGATCTTCGTTGTTACCCAATACGGCGACGATGGTGTTGGTCTTGTCCAGAATGACCAGCCGTCCGTGCAGGTCGGGAACCGAAACGTAATCTCCCTGGATCGCGACTGAAGTCGGCATGCCCAGTCCGGTGATCACTTCTTCGATGTAGTTCCCATCCAGATCATAATGCACCAGGCGGCCCTTGGGCTGATGGTTACGGTCGCAGATCAACAGGCGAGGCGGATTGTATCGCGTATCCAGCGTCATCCCGTGTGCGGTGTTGAATTCCTTCAAGCCGTTCCCCTTCTTACCGAAGTGGGATTTGTATTTGCCATCCTTGTCGAACTTGAAGATGTAATTACTGGCGTAACCGTCTGAGAGAATAATGTCTCCATTGGGGGCGACGGTAATCGCGGTCGGGGCAAACTTCTTGAGGTTCAGTCCGGACTCTTTCGGGAACGGCAGTTTGAGAACGATGTCTCCCGTCTCGGCGTGAAACTTGATCCCTTCCCCTGCCACGTTGCGGGCACCGTAGATGAATTCCCCTTCGGGCTCATCCCGGATTTCGATATCGTGAATGTTAGAGTACTCGTCTCCCAGAAAACGGCGTACCACTTTCCCGTCGGGTGAGAAGACGAACACGCCCAGCTTGGCACTCGTGTAGATATTTCCCTCTTTGTCGACAACCACGCCGCCATGGGTGGGGCCCAGAACGGAACGGCCCTGTTCGTCGAACCCCCAGCCGGGCACCGTATCAAAAGTCATGATACCACAGCCCATCCGCACCGGTTCGACCTTCTCCGCCGCCATCACCGGCACTGCCAGACAACAGACCACAGCTACCGCAATTGAACGCAAGCACTTCTTCATCATCCGGATTCCTGTCCATTAAATATTCAGATTAATAAGTCAGCCGAAATAAGACGTTTCCCCTGTTCAGAGGCCAACCATTCCAGTATCCGCGGACCATCAATTGATTGCAACCTGCTCATCAAAAAACCTGCATATGTCACATTTCCACGCGCCAGACAACGCGACAAACACCTGCTATTTAACAAGTTAGAACTTTTCTCATTTTTCCTGTAACAGTTTTTCCCGCTTCACGCTGAGTAAGTCAGACAGGCATGGGACCTGTTAAACAAAACAAACACAATCGTGGAAACTGATACGAAATAAGGGGAACAGGACAATGAAACGCTTTACACTCAGTTTGGTAATTGTGGCGATGGTCGCCGGAACAATGACATTAGACGCTTATGCCGGGGGAAGAGGACACTCGAACGGTCGCTCTGGTTTCTCCCGCTCGAGCTCATCTCGCTCAAACTTTTCCTCTCGATCACGAGGGAATTTCCAATCACGAAATAATGGGATGCGATCCCGAACATCGACGATGAAGGCTCCTCAGAACTTCAACCACCGTGTCACAAACACGCGGATGAATCAGAACTCGTTTTCCAAGATGCAGCATAAGGGTTCTTCCCTGCAGCCACGCACTTCGATGAAACAGGTTCACTCCCAGTTCAACAACAAGAAGCCTGGCAACACTTTTACTCGACCAACCAGAAAACCGTTCACGGGCAATAACACAATGAAACCCAAACCATTCCCCAAACCACTCGATCCGGGTATTGGAAACGGGAAACCAGGTAACGGCGGCATCACACGTCCGGGTAAGAATCCGTTCACAGGCATCGGAAGCACCAAACCCAAACCGTTCCCGAAACCTCTCGATCCGGGTATCGGTAATGGCAAACCAGGCAATGGCGGAATCACTCCTCCGAAACCTGGCATGGGAGCTCCCAAACCACGACCTCGTCCACGGCCTCCCGTTGGCAACGGTCCTCCAAAACCACGGCCTTCCAAGCCCATGCCTCACAAACCAGGTCAGGGCAACGGACACCATAATGGAAACCACAACGGTCACCACAATGGACATCATAACGGACACAATCACGGTCACCACGGAAACCATCACTGGCACAACCATCGTCCTCGCTTCTCCTGGTGGTGGTACAACTACTGCACACCACTGCGGACCTGCGTGCCCGGTAACTACCAGTACTGCAACTACGTGTATCCAACTTGTGACTATGTCGCTCCCAACGGAGTGGTTGTGGAAGACGTTCGCTGGTTCCTCGGTCTGAAAGGAATGATGCTGCCCGGCAAAGGGATTGGTGTGGAAACAGTCGCAGAAAATTCACCTGCCGCTGCTGTCGGCCTGCAACCGGGAATGGTGATCACGAAGTGTAACGGTGTTGTCATCACCGACAACGAAGTGTTCGGCCAGGTCATCGCTCAGTCAGGTGGCGTACTGGAAATGGAACTGCTGGAATCCATCGAAGGCGAGCCCCTCCAGGCAACCGTTCAGATGACTCAGCTGCCCGCAGCCAGCTTCTAGGAGTAAGCAATACATGACACTGCAGGCAACCCGTAAAACGTCCGATGAGGTGTGAACCTTGTCGGGCGTTTTTTTTTCATTCAAATCGTTGTCGTAGTTGACCTGCCCCAGATGCTTAGGATAGATCAACGCGTTTCATCACTCCACGTTTAATATCATAGTCAAATTTTCGATTCTCTCGATCTTCAAATAGTTGCAGCAGCTCTTCACCGTTTTCAATTGTCAGACAGGACTCATTTAATTCTGCCAACCTCTGCTGGTGAATTTGAATCAACTCGATGAGTGTGGCGTCAGGATCGCAACTTGCAGCGTCTCCTGGTTCAATATCAATCAGATTCCGCTGGTCGCTTGTTGTAATCGAGCTGGTAGAGTCCGGAAATGAAACGATGTAGTACGACGATCGAATCGATTCAGTTTCATCCGGAAAATAAATCACAAAACTGATGCCCATCACCTTGTCTTGATGTAGAGCATAAATCGTGACACCTGATAGCTTGGAGTCATCCTTAATCGGACCCGAATTTAGCTTTAGCAACTGCGGTTCAATGAAACCGGCTTCATCAAGTATTTTCAGCTCCTTCGAAATATCAGGCTGGTAACGCTCTGGAATTTGATCCAGGTCAACCTGCTTTTCCTTAAAGGATCGGCACACAGCAAAAGGCTTATTTTGTGGCCTGATAAGATAGATTTTCATCAAAAACCAGAGAATAACCCCCAGCAAAGTATTGACCGAATAGTTACTCAAGAACTCCCGTAATGAGTACCTTCTCAAGTCCTCTACATAATATTCCATCAAGATTGCTTTCCCATAAGACTAAAAGCCACGTTAATTAGTCCTGAACGACCCAATAAGTTTTTTCAGAACTGATAATAAAACAACTACAAATTCACCCCTGACATGTGAAATATTTTCCTGCCACCCAGGTCCTTCAAGAAATATTCACCCGACAACATTAAACAGAACATACATACAGAAAGAAGATCAGAAAACTGTTCCGGATGCAAGTTCATACATTTTAGAAACAATCACCCCTATTTCGGGCCGGAGTAAGCAGCGCAATCACAACTCTCATGAAACGAGAACCTTGTCTGGCATAATTGTGTCTTATACGATTGACCGCCACAGATTTTGTCACACTGTAAACTTCGGAACCGACACTCCATGCTTCGTGAACTAACCGCCTCAGATCAACAGCTCATTCTGGACTATGCATACCAGCACGAACTCGAAAACATGTTCGTGATCGGCAGCTTTGAATTCTCTGACAATCCCTTCGAGTTCAACACTTACCTGGGCTATTTCGAAAATGATGTGCTGACAGGTCTGGGCGTCTACTTCGGCCTCTGGAACGACATCACACTGCACGCTGAGAGCACCGCTGTCATCGATGCCTTTGTCGATGAGTTCGTGAAACAGAACCGGCCCCTGAAATATGTGGTCGCCTTCCAGCGGCATGCACTCCCAACCCTCGACCGTCTCCAGCAGCATGGCATCACCCCCATCAAAGTTCGGGAGCAGACCCTGTACCTGTTGGCGCAGGAGAATTTCCATGACTGTTCCACAGGAGCAGAAGTCCAGGGAACGTCAGGCGACATAGACGGTATCATTCGCCTGGGAAACATCATGGATGAGCAACCTGCCGACAGAGAAGTGCCCGAAAACGAGCGGGCGCGCATTGTCCCCGAGTACGAATGGCTACTGAAACAGGCAGGTGAGATCATCGCCAAAGCCAATGTCCACGGGCTATCTCAGCACTACGCCCAGGTAGGCGGCGTGATGACACATCCCGCTCACCAGGGAAAAGGCTACGCCAAACAGACCGTCAGCGCCACCTGCAGACACTGGTTCGCCCGGGGCAAACAACTCACCCTGTTCGTCAACAACGACAACACCCCCGCAATTCGAGCCTACACCAGACTGGGATTCCAGCCAATCGGGGAATACATTCATGCAGAATTTGCGTGAGCCTGTTTTAAAAGTCATTATTTCGCGCGTACATAGATCGCGCTGAACCGGATCTCAGTCTTCTTTCGTCCCTCAAACGTCACCCTCACCGATACCGCTCCAGCAGACTGGTCACATTGGTCTGACCATTCCAGGTGATCGGTGTCTGAAATCCATTCATCTTCACAACCGCCGTCTGCTTTCCCGAATAGCCCGGCAGCGGAATCGTATTCGCACTCAGCAGTTACACTCTCAGCTACGACTCTGTTCTCAGCCCATCCGCTTTCCTGACAACAGCATCAGACACGAGCGCAACATCATGCTGCTCCTGGAACAACTTTAGACATGAGAGAGGTATTTCAGTGTAGATGATGGGGGTGGTGACGCAATGATATTCCTGGAAAATAGTCTTCTGGAAATACTGTGCAACTCGACTACTATTTCAGGAATTGAAATGACGTACGTGCATGAGAAAACAGATCGCGATAATGCTCTATCTGATCTGCATCGCAGTGAAAACTCATAACATATAAGTCTTCATTTCTGATAAACAGATAGATCTGACAGGCAATCAACCGGGCATCCAAACGAATTCTTCTTGTATGAAAATATCTGGCAGGTACATCGCAGACAGTCGTCGTCCCCGAACAGACAATAGAGTCTCCGATTCGTTTCATGCGCTGATCAGCAACTTCAGTTAATATCAGTTGGGGAGCCATCGTCTTCATCTGATCTGTCAGTTTAAAGTTGACGTCGCGCCCACATAGGATCATGACAGTATGAAACCTTGATGGAGTAGCATTGTAGTAGGACAGAACAGAATCAGGCTCAGTATTTGTCTCTTCAAAATCAGCTGGGAGCTTCATCGTGAAGGTCTGTTTTGAATATTCTTTAAATTGTTGATCAACAGGTGAATCAGAATGAGTCAAAAGATCGACACACTGTTCCGGGACTGCAGTGAATTCAGCAATCGTCTGTTCTGTTAATACAGACTTCTCAGAAGCCCCTAGTGGGTATTGGTTAATTTTCTTCCAGAGCCCCGTATTAATCATTGATGCATGTTGTGCTAAACTCGCCAATACAGATCGTACTGCGACATACTCTCTGGTATCAACACAAGACCGGTCGATTTCTAACGCTTGCTGTAGTTCGCCAAACGCACGATCAGCTGTTTCTAAATCCAGAGATTCAAGCCCCTGATATCTTACAGAACGTGCCTGGTATGCTGCTCTTACCAGGCACGCCCATACCTGTAAATCACTGGGTGACTGTTTCGTGACCTCTTTTGAAAATGCCCTCCAGTCAGGAATTGATTGTCCGGTAATGCCTATGCTGGCTTCGAAGGCAGCTTTAAACTCTGCACTGGTAACATCTCGGTAGGCCTCCAGTTCAGTATATGACTGCGAGTTTTGAGTATCCTTGAGAGGTGTCATAGTCTCAACTGGAACTGGAATCTCCAGTTTTTCAGAAGTACAACCAGTCAACAATATGATCGCAGAAAACAGAAACCAGCCCCTATCATTCAATCTCGACGGTCTTAAACGCATAACCAGCAGCCCTCGGTAATAGCTATTTTATTTGAATTGTATTTCAGTGTAGATAATTTGTGTCGGGAAGCAATGATGTTTCTACTCACACGAGCCTGAGGACAGAACTGAAAGCAAACAGATTTACCTCTCGGTTAATGAATAGCGAGATGTAGATGATGGTGGAGCACATGTCAGAAACTGTCTGGGAATTCACCTGTTTTCAACATGCGCAGCTGAAAACAGGCATTGTTGAACTCTACTCCTTCCAGCCGGGCCCCTTGAAAAGAAGTGTCGCTCAGCACGCTTCCGACAAACCTGGCACCGCGTAAATCGGTATAAGAGAAGTCAGAGCCCTTTAGCTCCGAGTCCCAGAAATCAGCACCTCGCAGTGACGCCCGCTGAAACGAGAGCTTCACATAAGCGTTGCGGAGCACCAGACCATTCAGAGTACAACCCGCCAGAATTCCACTTTCGTCCGTCTCAATCCGGCTGCCATTGAAAACACGTTCTCCCGCCTGATAACGTTCCAGTAACTCTTCTGCGGAGCGGGCCGGTCGAATGCGACGCTGGGCAATCTCATAGGCAGTCAGCAGTCGCAAGGCGATCACCTTGTCCCTCTCAGGATCAGTCGGACTGATCCCCATTGAGTTTTCCTGAATTCGCAGTAGATGCTCTGCAACGCGCCGTTCATCCGCCCCTCTCTTGAGTAATTGGAGAAGCACAACATCGTACCTGGAATACTCACTGAAGGCGCCTTCATCTGCATTCACACCCAGCGGGTCCCACTCACGAAACAAAATGTCATGCACCAGACGAATCAAATGAGAGTCAACGTTCATGCTACTTCCATCTCTAGCAGACTTATTTGATACAGGTATTGTGTTTCTAAAGTAGAGTTCGCACAATCAAATCGCCTCTACAAAATAATGATGCGATATCATTCATGATATTTGGATGATATTCATACC
This window harbors:
- a CDS encoding carcinine hydrolase/isopenicillin-N N-acyltransferase family protein — protein: MARNVTSLLRMLLLLVLISGTGSASSRACTTAVISGKATADGRPLLWKNRDTSNIHNEVVLFKEGPLRAIAVVNAGSRKSAFMGVNEAGFCLENSLSKDLGTPGKKSGMGNGRFIKHALETCETVEDFRKLLDETNKTGRRTVSNFGVIDARGGAALFETGPDSYTMFDVNDPRTAPNGYIVRSNFATTAQGLPALPEQRHLGKIYSAERYSQACSRLEQQRGTGITVEYLLRNLTRDLSNQQGTPHPGTVNGTKGKLPEIIQTANTISRSTTVSAAVFHGVKPGENPGLTTMWTILGNPSFSLAVPCWVDMKQVADPLEDRKGAELGEIAISLRAWSKSAEGDGIDTQALPGIWEDLWRTEDKILKLTHAFQTSRRQHGYSQGAVTRFHQKMAALAMQAMQQELQEMKQAAIDLPAPPPPRFAPVKKTIVIP
- a CDS encoding BPL-N domain-containing protein translates to MRSTIIFRCANFFILCLACLPITVQAEAQTAETKLVRVAVFDYPDKESNGPRNLKQFLTPANGFKYQVVRPAEIRNGILKDFDVLIMPGGSGSKQSKALAPEGRKAVRQFVQNGGGYVGICAGAYLASSHYPWSLGVINARVWDRQHWARGAETVEIGLTPAGQQVLARGPKSYKVRYQNGPLLVPDNQQHLPGYEVLASFETEVARNGAPAGAMVGTHAIIRSKFGAGRVICYSPHPEAQDGPKSLVASGVYWAAQVD
- a CDS encoding 6-bladed beta-propeller, translating into MMKKCLRSIAVAVVCCLAVPVMAAEKVEPVRMGCGIMTFDTVPGWGFDEQGRSVLGPTHGGVVVDKEGNIYTSAKLGVFVFSPDGKVVRRFLGDEYSNIHDIEIRDEPEGEFIYGARNVAGEGIKFHAETGDIVLKLPFPKESGLNLKKFAPTAITVAPNGDIILSDGYASNYIFKFDKDGKYKSHFGKKGNGLKEFNTAHGMTLDTRYNPPRLLICDRNHQPKGRLVHYDLDGNYIEEVITGLGMPTSVAIQGDYVSVPDLHGRLVILDKTNTIVAVLGNNEDPKTHRNFNVPQDQWREGIFSGTHGSYWDKEGNLYVQDWNVSGRLMKLVRVK
- a CDS encoding PDZ domain-containing protein; this encodes MRSRTSTMKAPQNFNHRVTNTRMNQNSFSKMQHKGSSLQPRTSMKQVHSQFNNKKPGNTFTRPTRKPFTGNNTMKPKPFPKPLDPGIGNGKPGNGGITRPGKNPFTGIGSTKPKPFPKPLDPGIGNGKPGNGGITPPKPGMGAPKPRPRPRPPVGNGPPKPRPSKPMPHKPGQGNGHHNGNHNGHHNGHHNGHNHGHHGNHHWHNHRPRFSWWWYNYCTPLRTCVPGNYQYCNYVYPTCDYVAPNGVVVEDVRWFLGLKGMMLPGKGIGVETVAENSPAAAVGLQPGMVITKCNGVVITDNEVFGQVIAQSGGVLEMELLESIEGEPLQATVQMTQLPAASF
- a CDS encoding GNAT family N-acetyltransferase — its product is MLRELTASDQQLILDYAYQHELENMFVIGSFEFSDNPFEFNTYLGYFENDVLTGLGVYFGLWNDITLHAESTAVIDAFVDEFVKQNRPLKYVVAFQRHALPTLDRLQQHGITPIKVREQTLYLLAQENFHDCSTGAEVQGTSGDIDGIIRLGNIMDEQPADREVPENERARIVPEYEWLLKQAGEIIAKANVHGLSQHYAQVGGVMTHPAHQGKGYAKQTVSATCRHWFARGKQLTLFVNNDNTPAIRAYTRLGFQPIGEYIHAEFA
- a CDS encoding pentapeptide repeat-containing protein; this translates as MNVDSHLIRLVHDILFREWDPLGVNADEGAFSEYSRYDVVLLQLLKRGADERRVAEHLLRIQENSMGISPTDPERDKVIALRLLTAYEIAQRRIRPARSAEELLERYQAGERVFNGSRIETDESGILAGCTLNGLVLRNAYVKLSFQRASLRGADFWDSELKGSDFSYTDLRGARFVGSVLSDTSFQGARLEGVEFNNACFQLRMLKTGEFPDSF